The following are from one region of the Littorina saxatilis isolate snail1 linkage group LG4, US_GU_Lsax_2.0, whole genome shotgun sequence genome:
- the LOC138964663 gene encoding chorion peroxidase-like: MTFRFKPRMGLAVVSSHFAVCAIFLSVCLSSLTSAQQCKAPGEDVFFGLPEVVDAASTKSIPFKGSKLAQGYGICHGDPAGKYRTADGTCNNVFNHGSANRPPRRLLPNAYDDGVNAPRTRDTRGAALPAATNVSRTVHPTNDVNMRFTLMLMQWGQFIDHDLTGFPISSEVDRSIRCCGENGEVLDFRPDRECFPILLTPEDSNVRFVGNCMEFARSVAARDEAGKKIIPREQVNSVTSFMDASMVYGSSEELQRELREVTVQGTPGFLMKTSASDLLPRNPEDECIHRPGEFCFLAGDTRVNEQPGLATIHTMFVQLHNTIARDLRRVRPGDTDEDTFQVTRKIVIAIIQNIHYSEWLPLIIGRRTQRDFGILTGVRTEYVPSVDPRVTNAFSTAAFRFGHSLIPEEFVIGGRARPLRELFNRPDELFDDFNDMILSLFSPLRTQGSHVLDRFFTGEVTGHLFEPENNGKPSRGLDLVALNIQRGRDHGIPPYNKFRQFCGLPSLTKFEDLPYEVASAFRQVYNSVDDIDLFSGIMSEPRDPGQLVGGTLACLLGNQFHALKYGDRFYFETDRMPEGFTDAQLADIRRMTIAHVCCQSKRVQGVQKKGFEIPSNNNPVVGCIPLRDDFLNFTLFQEF, translated from the exons ATGACTTTTCGCTTCAAACCAAGAATGGGTTTGGCAGTTGTGTCCTCACACTTTGCCGTGTGCGCTATTTTTCTTAGTGTCTGTCTTTCGTCGCTCACCAGTGCAC AGCAATGCAAGGCTCCCGGGGAGGACGTGTTCTTCGGCTTACCAGAAGTCGTGGATGCAGCCTCCACCAAATCAATCCCCTTCAAAGGGTCCAAGCTCGCCCAAGGATATGGG ataTGTCATGGTGACCCAGCGGGCAAGTACCGTACGGCCGACGGCACGTGCAACAACGTGTTTAACCATGGCAGTGCTAACCGCCCGCCTCGACGTCTGCTGCCCAACGCTTATGATGACG GTGTGAACGCGCCACGCACGCGCGACACGCGGGGAGCGGCGTTGCCAGCGGCAACCAACGTGAGCCGTACGGTGCATCCCACGAATGACGTCAACATGCGCTTCACACTAATGCTGATGCAGTGGGGGCAGTTCATCGACCATGACCTCACGGGATTTCCCATTTCTTCAG AGGTGGATAGGTCAATCAGATGTTGTGGTGAGAATGGTGAAGTGCTAGATTTCCGTCCAGACAG GGAGTGTTTCCCCATCCTACTGACGCCAGAAGACAGTAACGTACGTTTTGTGGGCAACTGCATGGAGTTTGCCAGGTCCGTCGCTGCCAGGGATGAAGCCGGAAAGAAGATCA TCCCGCGAGAGCAGGTGAActctgtgacgtcattcatggACGCGTCAATGGTGTACGGCAGCAGCGAGGAGCTGCAGAGAGAGCTGCGCGAGGTGACGGTGCAGGGGACGCCAGGATTCCTCATGAAGACCTCCGCCAGCGACCTCCTGCCTCGCAACCCCGAGGACGAATGCATCCACAGACCCGGGGAGTTCTGCTTCCTCGCAG GCGACACAAGGGTGAACGAACAGCCAGGTCTTGCCACCATCCACACGATGTTTGTTCAGCTGCACAACACGATCGCTCGAGATCTGAGACGGGTCAGACCCGGAGACACTGACGAAGACACGTTCCAGGTCACCAGAAAAATCGTCATCGCCATCATTCAAAACATTCATTACAGCGAGTGGCTTCCCCTGATCATCGGCCGAAGAACGCAGAGAGACTTCGGGATTCTGACGGGTGTCCGAACCGAGTACGTCCCGAGTGTCGACCCCCGGGTAACTAACGCATTCTCCACTGCTGCCTTTCGCTTTGGGCACTCGCTGATTCCGGAGGAGTTTGTCATAGGTGGCAG AGCTCGACCTCTACGTGAACTATTCAACCGTCCCGACGAACTGTTCGACGACTTCAACGACATGATCCTGTCCCTGTTCAGTCCCCTCAGAACTCAAGGCTCCCACGTTCTGGACAGATTCTTCACAGGGGAAGTCACAG GTCATTTGTTCGAGCCTGAGAACAACGGTAAACCCAGTCGCGGCCTTGACCTGGTGGCCTTGAACATCCAAAGAGGTCGTGACCACGGCATACCTCCCTACAACAAGTTCCGACAGTTCTGTGGGTTACCTTCGCTGACAAAATTCGAAGACCTGCCTTATGAGGTCGCTTCAGCCTTTCGACAAGTGTACAA CTCAGTGGATGACATTGACCTATTCAGCGGCATCATGTCGGAACCACGTGATCCTGGTCAGCTGGTTGGTGGGACGCTGGCCTGTCTCCTAGGCAACCAGTTCCACGCTCTCAAGTATGGCGACAGGTTCTACTTCGAGACTGACCGCATGCCAGAGGGCTTCACTGATG ctcAGCTTGCTGACATCAGGCGGATGACAATAGCACATGTGTGTTGTCAGTCCAAGAGGGTGCAGGGTGTTCAGAAGAAAGGCTTTGAAATCCCCAGCAACAA CAACCCAGTCGTCGGGTGCATTCCGCTTCGTGACGACTTTCTGAACTTCACGCTGTTTCAAGAGTTCTGA